One window of Candidatus Nitrospira kreftii genomic DNA carries:
- a CDS encoding hypothetical protein (conserved protein of unknown function), which yields MARDENETSPDRVFSLFEANQLIPQLQSHLSTVQGCKTELIRTRDEVGKASANAHLGGGTPVGARYVKSLQDISAHLHAIQEMGVVVKDIDLGLCDFPHIRNGRVVYLCWKLGENEIRWWHEVTNGYKDRCPIEEEPI from the coding sequence ATGGCACGCGACGAAAACGAAACCAGCCCTGACCGCGTCTTCTCCCTGTTTGAAGCTAACCAGCTGATCCCCCAACTCCAGTCACACTTATCCACTGTCCAGGGATGTAAAACCGAACTCATACGAACCCGCGATGAAGTAGGCAAAGCCTCAGCCAATGCCCATTTAGGAGGCGGGACACCAGTGGGTGCACGCTACGTGAAAAGTCTCCAGGACATCAGCGCCCATCTCCATGCTATTCAGGAGATGGGAGTTGTGGTGAAGGATATTGACCTTGGACTCTGTGATTTCCCACATATCCGCAACGGCCGCGTCGTGTATTTGTGCTGGAAACTTGGCGAGAACGAAATTCGGTGGTGGCACGAAGTCACAAATGGCTACAAAGATCGTTGTCCGATTGAAGAAGAACCTATCTAG
- a CDS encoding hypothetical protein (conserved protein of unknown function) has translation MKFVIIGYDGPEGEAKRKVYRSAHLSNLESLDSQGRVVLAGPLTDKTGSLLVLELETREDAENFVRQDPYAVHGVFDRVEIHPFMQVFPKPE, from the coding sequence ATGAAGTTTGTGATCATCGGCTATGACGGCCCGGAAGGCGAAGCCAAGCGGAAGGTCTATCGGTCGGCCCACTTGAGCAATCTCGAATCGTTAGATAGCCAAGGCCGCGTCGTTCTCGCTGGCCCTCTTACCGACAAAACCGGAAGTTTGCTGGTGCTAGAGCTCGAAACTCGAGAAGATGCTGAAAATTTCGTCCGTCAAGACCCCTACGCGGTTCATGGCGTCTTCGATAGAGTTGAAATCCATCCGTTTATGCAGGTTTTTCCAAAACCCGAGTAA
- a CDS encoding hypothetical protein (conserved protein of unknown function) has translation MDVGHIVRFLSILGVSLVVFYYPACASETTVEAEASYVMGDGDTLAIAEERVLQRAQRRAVEEAGLYIESTFHDVERSAAGTSIQASSLEVRTIAAAITRTETLETRRAFLNDRPSFYIRIRAVVDLDNLHAAIQRWQTEQRLGDHFRRLQKENAELKIQLDELRASRTGVRTLVIEPVGRASNAREQAQKLVEKAILTQHLPQKLSLVSEAALLDPNSVEPLIVRGQTHLRLASATYSSSSRPSEYSEYVDNARMDFDRALRMDPQNTWALLGQGDVSTWLRRPEQAAHSFEQALEINPFFDLARHRLINLYTAEARKLVELKRWDSALTTLKKCLPPFVSDSWLPHQKEAYFLRSEIYKALKQPTLAIDDLSAILRVDPADGAALLARAKLYLDQLHGRLAKDDFEHACILGSTEACEQLP, from the coding sequence ATGGACGTAGGTCATATTGTACGATTCCTATCTATCCTCGGTGTCTCTCTCGTTGTTTTCTATTATCCAGCATGCGCTTCAGAAACCACAGTTGAGGCTGAAGCTAGCTACGTTATGGGAGATGGTGACACGCTCGCCATAGCCGAAGAACGAGTGCTCCAGCGGGCGCAACGTAGAGCCGTTGAGGAGGCAGGACTGTATATCGAATCAACCTTCCACGACGTAGAACGGTCTGCGGCAGGCACGAGCATCCAGGCAAGTTCGCTGGAGGTACGGACAATTGCGGCGGCGATCACCAGAACCGAAACTCTAGAAACACGTCGCGCTTTCTTAAACGATCGACCAAGCTTCTACATCCGTATCCGCGCAGTCGTCGACCTCGACAATCTTCATGCAGCGATCCAGCGATGGCAAACCGAGCAACGACTGGGCGACCATTTTCGCCGTCTTCAAAAGGAAAACGCGGAACTCAAAATTCAGCTTGATGAGCTAAGGGCCTCTCGTACTGGAGTGCGGACCCTCGTCATTGAACCGGTCGGTCGCGCTTCTAACGCCCGTGAACAGGCTCAGAAATTAGTCGAAAAAGCAATACTGACCCAACATCTTCCTCAAAAACTTAGCTTGGTCTCCGAGGCTGCGCTGCTGGACCCCAATTCCGTCGAGCCTCTGATCGTACGCGGCCAGACCCACTTGAGACTCGCATCCGCAACGTACTCGAGTAGCTCCAGACCAAGCGAGTATTCCGAGTATGTCGATAATGCGCGAATGGATTTCGACCGCGCGCTCCGCATGGACCCTCAAAATACTTGGGCCCTTCTCGGACAAGGTGATGTCAGCACATGGCTCCGTCGTCCTGAGCAGGCAGCCCACTCCTTCGAACAAGCTCTTGAAATAAATCCTTTCTTCGATCTGGCCCGTCATCGCCTCATTAACCTGTATACCGCTGAGGCCCGAAAGTTGGTAGAGCTGAAACGGTGGGACTCCGCCCTTACAACCTTGAAAAAGTGTTTACCTCCATTCGTTTCGGATAGTTGGCTTCCTCACCAGAAAGAAGCCTATTTTCTCAGAAGCGAGATCTATAAGGCGTTGAAGCAGCCGACCCTGGCGATCGACGATCTTAGCGCAATCCTGCGAGTCGACCCAGCCGATGGAGCAGCCCTACTAGCCAGAGCCAAACTGTACCTGGACCAACTTCATGGACGCTTAGCAAAAGACGACTTCGAACATGCGTGCATCCTCGGCTCAACAGAGGCCTGCGAACAGCTACCCTAA